The sequence CTTGGGTCGACGCGGCATCAGCCAGCTGTCGGGCGGCCAACGCCAGCGCGTGGCCATGGCGCGCGCGTTGGCGCTCGACCCGCGCCTCTTCCTGCTCGACGAACCGCTGTCGGCGCTCGACGCCAAGCTGCGCGGCGCCATGCAGGTCGAGCTGAGGCGCCTGCAGCGCGAGCTGGGCATCACCACCATCATCGTCACGCACGACCAGGAGGAGGCCCTCACCATGGCCGACCTGGTCGTCGTCATGGGCGCGGGGCGCGTGCAGCAGGTGGGGGCGCCGCTCGACATCTACCGCCAGCCCGTCAACCGCTTCGTGGCCGGCTTCATCGGAACCAACAACCTGCTCCCCGCCCAGGTCACGGGGCCGCGCGAGGTGACGGTGCTGGGCGTGCGCGTGCCCGCGCCGGTGCCGAGCGGGGCGACCGGCGCCGTGGCGCTCTCCATCCGGCCCGAGGACGTGGCGCTCCACGTCAGCGCGCCGCCCCTCCCCGCCCTGGAGGGGCGCGTGAGCTTCGTGCGTGACCTCGGCCGGCTCGTGGAGAGCTACGTGAGGGTGGGCGAGCTGGAGCTGACGGTCGTGACGGGGCACGGCCTGAGCGAGGGCGCCGCCGTGTGGCTCGAGCTGCCGCCCGACAGAGCGGTGGTGCTCACGGCGTGAGCGCCTCGGGCGGCCGGCGCGGCGGCGCGGCGCCGAACCTGCTGCTGGCGTGGCCGGCCGCGGCGCTCCTCGTGCTGTTCGTGGCGCCCCTGGCCGTCATCCTGATCGTGTCGTTCTT comes from Trueperaceae bacterium and encodes:
- a CDS encoding ABC transporter ATP-binding protein, giving the protein MVVEGLTKAFGATLALDDVTLHLPGGKLICFLGPSGCGKTTLLRTIAGLETPTSGRVYLGNEDLTALPAHRRNIGMVFQSFALFPHLNVAENVAYGLKIRGVSRARRAARAAELLELVQLPGLGRRGISQLSGGQRQRVAMARALALDPRLFLLDEPLSALDAKLRGAMQVELRRLQRELGITTIIVTHDQEEALTMADLVVVMGAGRVQQVGAPLDIYRQPVNRFVAGFIGTNNLLPAQVTGPREVTVLGVRVPAPVPSGATGAVALSIRPEDVALHVSAPPLPALEGRVSFVRDLGRLVESYVRVGELELTVVTGHGLSEGAAVWLELPPDRAVVLTA